The Candidatus Baltobacteraceae bacterium sequence CGACCGTCCGGTCACGATCGCGAACGCGTCGGCGAGGATCGTGCGCCCGCTCACGTCGATGGTGATGAAATCTTCGCCCTTTTTATCGAGCGCGGCGTCGCGTACGACGTCGATCAGTTCAGCGATGGTAGCCCCTCCGTCGTGTCGGTTGTAAACGCGCGCAGCGCGGCCAGCGTTTGCGGCGCCGGTTCGCGCCCTTGTTCGGAAAGATATTCGATCGAACGCGCGATCGTCGCGG is a genomic window containing:
- the rsfS gene encoding ribosome silencing factor, with the protein product MSFRTRARTGAANAGRAARVYNRHDGGATIAELIDVVRDAALDKKGEDFITIDVSGRTILADAFAIVTGRSKIQTRAIADSIVEGARKEGFSVTRVEGYADGAWILIDLGNVIVHVFVPEQRQFYNLERLWSEVEKRRAHGS